One genomic region from Kwoniella dejecticola CBS 10117 chromosome 1, complete sequence encodes:
- a CDS encoding amidophosphoribosyltransferase — protein MVRDVFDASAVAGLKGWMGVGHVRYPTAGSSAHAEAQPFYVNSPYGIVFAHNGNIVNTPSLRQFLDVDAHRHINTDSDSELLLNILANNLQKTGKFRINEEDIFTAVGDLTRTCIGAYACVAMIAGFGLIVFRDPNGIRPAGIATRKGARGGLDYLVASESVVAQGLGFTEWEDVKAGEAIIITRNNISRRQVAQPQAFAPDIFEHVYFARPDSTIDGISVYRSRMKMGDLLAETVKKELIKANIEIDVVIPVPDTSRTAALNCAQALNIPYREGFVKNRYVGRTFIMPGQTQRRKNVRRKLNAMPEEFAGKTVMLVDDSIVRGTTSKEIVQMAKDVGAKRVIFASCAPPIRYSNVYGIDMPSPHELIAHGRTTEEIAEHIGADLVIYQTLEDLVESCRQFNPVIKQFDCSVFTGEYVTGGVDERYLEHIQRLRNDNAKAKKKQQTLEAVEATEGGCNGPMNGSDSLISMGRSDSLMGLANHSPKLGSTGMPSPNDTIGLHNSWYGQ, from the exons ATGGTCAGAGATGTCTTCGATGCTTCTGCCGTCGCTGGTCTCAAAGGTTGGATGGGTGTTGGTCATG TCCGATACCCCACAGCGGGAAGTTCAGCGCATGCCGAAGCTCAACCATTCTATGTCAACTCTCCTTACGGTATCGTTTTCGCTCAT AACGGAAATATCGTCAATACTCCCTCCCTCCGACAATTCCTCGATGTAGACGCTCACAGACACATCAACACCGATTCAGACTCTGAGCtcctcctcaacatcctcgCCAACAACCTCCAGAAGACCGGCAAATTCCGtatcaacgaagaagatatcttcACTGCTGTCGGAGATCTTACTAGAACCTGTATCGGTGCATACGCTTGTGTAGCCATGATTGCTGGTTTCGGATTGATAGTATTCCGAGACCCCAACGGTATCAGACCTGCCGGTATTGCTACTAGAAAAGGCGCCCGAGGAGGTTTGGATTATTTGGTTGCTAGTGAGAGTGTGGTTGCTCAAGGTTTGGGTTTCACCGAATGGGAGGATGTCAAAGCGG GCGAAGCAATCATAATCACCCGAAACAACATCTCTCGTCGTCAAGTCGCTCAACCCCAAGCCTTTGCCCCTGACATCTTCGAACACGTCTACTTCGCTCGACCAGACTCCACTATCGACGGTATCTCAGTCTACCGATCACGTATGAAGATGGGTGACTTGCTGGCCGAGActgtcaagaaggagctCATCAAAGCGAATATCGAGATTGACGTTGTCATCCCCGTCCCCGACACCTCCAGAACAGCAGCTTTGAACTGTGCTCAAGCACTGAACATCCCTTACCGAGAAGGTTTCGTCAAGAACAGATACGTTGGCAGGACGTTCATCATGCCTGGACAGACTCAACGAAGGAAAAACGTCCGAAGGAAACTCAATGCCATGCCTGAGGAATTCGCTGGGAAGACCGTCATGCTAGTGGACGATTCTATCGTGCGAGGAACAACGTCTAAAGAAATCGTTCAAATGGCTAAGGATGTCGGTGCTAAACGAGTCATCTTTGCTTCTTGCGCCCCACCGATAAGATACTCCAACGTTTACGGTATCGACATGCCCTCGCCTCACGAATTGATAGCGCACGGCCGAACAACCGAAGAAATCGCTGAGCACATTGGCGCGGACTTGGTGATATATCAGACTCTAGAAGACTTAGTCGAGTCATGTCGACAATTCAACCCAGTCATCAAGCAATTCGACTGTTCGGTATTCACTGGTGAATACGTTACGGGAGGAGTGGACGAGAGGTATCTGGAACACATCCAACGACTTAGAAACGATAAtgcaaaggcaaagaagaagcagcagacGTTGGAAGCTGTCGAAGCTACAGAAGGAGGATGTAACGGACCCATGA ACGGCTCGGACTCGTTGATCTCGATGGGAAGATCAGACTCGTTGATGGGTTTAGCAAATCATTCGCCGAAACTTGGATCTACCGGTATGCCTTCGCCGAACGATACGATCGGTCTACATAACTCCTGGTACGGTCAATAG